A window of the Radiobacillus deserti genome harbors these coding sequences:
- a CDS encoding tryptophan transporter encodes MNLQGRVLRFLLIIVGIAVILHVIVPPVLLGMRPDMMLAMMFLGIMLFPSLPYVFLLSILTGLVSAITTSVPGGEIANLIDKPLTALFFYGVYFVLTKKIDAQVAAPILAACSTMVSGTIFLFLSLFIVGIFEGNFFTLFHTIVIPTAVFNTIFLVVLFPVANRIVDTRKLGIHV; translated from the coding sequence ATGAACCTTCAAGGAAGAGTTTTACGTTTTCTTTTGATTATAGTTGGGATTGCAGTTATTCTTCATGTAATCGTCCCACCTGTCTTGTTAGGAATGAGGCCGGACATGATGCTGGCCATGATGTTTTTAGGGATAATGCTTTTTCCAAGTCTCCCTTACGTCTTTTTGTTATCTATTCTCACAGGACTAGTTTCAGCCATAACGACATCTGTTCCTGGCGGAGAAATAGCCAACCTAATTGATAAACCCCTAACAGCACTATTCTTTTACGGGGTATATTTCGTCCTAACAAAGAAAATAGACGCTCAAGTTGCTGCACCTATATTAGCTGCATGCAGTACGATGGTAAGTGGTACTATCTTTTTATTTCTATCCCTGTTTATTGTTGGAATATTTGAAGGGAATTTCTTCACACTCTTCCATACAATAGTAATTCCAACTGCTGTTTTTAATACGATTTTCTTAGTTGTCCTATTTCCAGTAGCAAATCGGATAGTAGATACAAGAAAGTTAGGAATACATGTTTAA
- a CDS encoding HIT family protein, whose translation MSQETNDCIFCKILAGEIPSAKVYEDENVFAFLDISQVTKGHTLVIPKAHHKNIYETPAPVAEKLFSSVPKVANAIKEAYSPAGLNVLNNNEEAAGQSVFHLHIHLIPRYGKGDGFGAVWETHTKEYSSDDLQQIASDIQSKIKN comes from the coding sequence ATGAGTCAAGAAACGAACGATTGTATTTTTTGCAAAATCTTAGCAGGAGAAATTCCATCCGCAAAAGTGTATGAGGATGAAAATGTTTTTGCTTTTCTTGATATTAGCCAAGTAACCAAAGGACATACACTAGTCATTCCAAAGGCACATCATAAAAACATCTATGAAACACCTGCACCAGTTGCTGAAAAGCTATTTTCCAGTGTGCCAAAAGTAGCGAATGCCATCAAAGAAGCATATTCACCAGCTGGATTAAATGTACTTAACAATAACGAAGAAGCTGCCGGTCAATCCGTATTTCATTTACATATCCATTTAATTCCGAGATATGGAAAAGGCGATGGCTTCGGTGCCGTTTGGGAGACCCATACGAAAGAATATTCTTCAGATGACTTACAGCAAATTGCAAGTGACATCCAATCGAAGATTAAAAATTAG
- a CDS encoding YtxH domain-containing protein — protein sequence MANAKSILLGMVVGGVASAAATLLTAPSSGRELRTQVKERSQDWAKALNQLKKDGAQLKEQITQTSREGVSLIKDLSEDMKTSIDSWRKTVEPHQKKIQKHLSEIEASLKELEEKSKKE from the coding sequence ATGGCAAATGCAAAATCCATACTATTAGGAATGGTTGTAGGTGGTGTCGCAAGTGCAGCTGCTACCCTCCTAACTGCCCCTTCTTCCGGAAGAGAACTGCGAACACAAGTAAAAGAACGCAGTCAAGATTGGGCAAAAGCATTAAATCAGTTGAAAAAAGATGGGGCTCAGCTAAAAGAGCAAATTACTCAAACTTCACGAGAAGGTGTATCATTAATTAAAGACCTTTCTGAAGATATGAAAACATCTATTGATAGTTGGAGAAAAACCGTTGAACCACACCAGAAAAAAATACAAAAACATTTATCCGAAATTGAAGCAAGCTTAAAAGAACTAGAAGAGAAATCTAAAAAAGAATAG
- a CDS encoding glutathione S-transferase family protein, whose amino-acid sequence MSEYNKDASCEVRFNTSNASKNPKEISKDGSFKRQVNRFTTPFGSTKEELPVEAGRYRLIWCPACPWAHRSVIVRRILGLEEAISLGTVSPMRPRIDRVDWEFSLDENRVDPVLGIQYLSEIYVKTDPDYMGRPTVPVMIDLKKGEAVQNDYFRLTNYFEVEWARFHKRNAPNLYPLELREEIDALSDVIFHEVNNGVYKCGFAQSQEAYEAAYDVLFNRLDLLEERLATRRFLFGDYITDSDVRLYTTLARFDAAYVTAFNTNRNLLREFPNLWGYARDLYQTSGFGDTTNFDAIKRHYHLSITINPDKEDVKILPKGPDESEWNTPHNRQSLSGKEDKFLRESAR is encoded by the coding sequence ATGTCTGAGTACAATAAAGATGCGAGCTGTGAAGTTCGATTTAATACTAGTAATGCTTCAAAAAACCCAAAAGAGATTAGTAAGGACGGGTCTTTTAAAAGACAGGTCAACCGATTTACAACGCCGTTCGGAAGCACGAAAGAAGAGCTTCCAGTTGAAGCGGGAAGATATCGACTAATATGGTGCCCAGCATGTCCATGGGCTCATCGTTCCGTCATCGTACGTCGAATTTTGGGGTTAGAAGAAGCAATTAGCTTAGGAACCGTCAGTCCTATGAGACCAAGAATTGACAGAGTAGATTGGGAATTTTCTTTGGATGAAAACAGAGTGGACCCTGTCTTAGGTATTCAATATTTGAGTGAAATATATGTAAAAACAGATCCGGATTATATGGGAAGACCAACTGTTCCAGTGATGATTGATTTGAAAAAAGGAGAAGCTGTACAAAATGATTATTTCCGCTTAACTAATTATTTCGAAGTGGAATGGGCACGGTTTCATAAGAGAAATGCTCCGAACCTTTATCCTTTAGAATTGCGAGAAGAAATTGACGCGTTAAGTGATGTCATTTTCCATGAGGTAAACAACGGGGTTTATAAGTGTGGCTTCGCGCAATCCCAAGAAGCGTACGAAGCAGCATATGATGTTCTCTTTAACCGACTCGATCTATTGGAAGAACGGTTAGCGACAAGACGATTCTTGTTTGGCGATTACATTACAGACTCGGATGTAAGACTCTATACAACATTGGCTCGTTTTGATGCGGCATATGTGACGGCCTTTAATACGAACCGTAATCTGTTACGAGAATTTCCGAACCTTTGGGGGTATGCAAGAGATTTATATCAAACGTCTGGATTCGGAGATACGACTAATTTTGATGCTATTAAGCGCCATTATCACTTGTCTATTACGATTAATCCAGATAAAGAAGACGTGAAAATCCTTCCGAAGGGACCGGATGAGTCCGAGTGGAACACCCCGCACAATCGACAATCGTTAAGCGGGAAGGAAGATAAATTTCTACGGGAGTCTGCAAGATGA
- a CDS encoding glycine betaine ABC transporter substrate-binding protein, which yields MSLLSLKRLGLAAGLSLTLVAAGCGSGDEGNSDGGNAEGGSDSASTNYGEELNYEITGIEPGAGVVGAAEKAVENYDSLAGWEVVTSSSGAMATALGDAIENEEPIIVTGWSPHWKFQKYDLKYLEDPKGVFGEAEQIKSMVRKGLEEDMPNAYKILDQFQWESKDIENVMLEINNGADPEEAAKAWVEENADKVSEWTKGTEEVDGKEIELVYVEWDTEVASTNVVAEVLRNQGFDVTITPLDNAVMWQSIAGGEADGMVAAWLPGTHGDLYEEHKDNLVDLGANLEGAKIGLVVPKYMDVDSIEDLQPAE from the coding sequence ATGTCATTACTTAGTCTGAAACGTCTTGGCTTAGCGGCTGGTCTTTCATTAACTTTGGTTGCTGCAGGTTGTGGAAGTGGAGATGAAGGTAATTCTGATGGAGGAAATGCCGAAGGTGGAAGTGACTCAGCTTCTACAAACTATGGAGAAGAATTGAACTATGAAATCACAGGTATTGAGCCTGGTGCTGGTGTAGTTGGAGCTGCTGAAAAAGCAGTTGAAAACTATGACAGTCTTGCTGGTTGGGAAGTTGTAACGTCTTCTAGTGGTGCTATGGCAACTGCATTAGGGGATGCTATTGAGAACGAAGAACCAATTATTGTAACAGGTTGGAGCCCACACTGGAAATTCCAAAAATATGACCTAAAATATTTAGAAGATCCAAAAGGTGTATTTGGTGAAGCGGAACAAATCAAATCAATGGTACGCAAAGGTCTAGAAGAAGACATGCCAAACGCATATAAGATTTTAGATCAGTTCCAATGGGAATCTAAAGATATTGAAAATGTAATGCTTGAAATTAACAACGGAGCAGACCCTGAAGAAGCTGCAAAAGCATGGGTAGAAGAAAATGCGGATAAAGTATCTGAGTGGACAAAAGGTACAGAAGAAGTAGATGGTAAAGAAATTGAACTAGTGTACGTAGAGTGGGATACAGAAGTTGCTTCTACAAATGTAGTAGCAGAAGTACTACGTAACCAAGGATTTGACGTAACCATCACTCCTCTAGATAACGCAGTTATGTGGCAATCTATTGCGGGTGGCGAAGCAGATGGTATGGTAGCAGCTTGGTTACCAGGAACTCACGGTGACCTTTATGAAGAACATAAGGATAACTTAGTAGACCTAGGTGCAAACCTTGAAGGTGCGAAAATCGGTCTAGTTGTACCGAAGTACATGGATGTAGATTCTATTGAGGACCTACAACCAGCTGAATAA
- a CDS encoding peptidylprolyl isomerase, whose amino-acid sequence MKKFAIAVMATGVLTLAACSQQDNSEAVVESKAGDVTKEEFYNALQKESGETVLQELVMQKVLEDKYDVSDSEVDDQLKKLKDQYGDQFEAVLQQNGFEDEDAFKEVLRLNLLQEKAITEGIEVTEEEINEKYERMQTEVKASHILVSDEDTAKKVKKQLDEGKDFADLAKDFSTDTASAEKGGDLGFFGTGAMVPEFEDAAYSMEVGEISDPVQTDNGWHIIKVTDKRDVEDVEPLKDIKDDIKRQIANSKVDNAKAQEKLNKLIEDADVDVKIDDFKDLFKTEKATEE is encoded by the coding sequence ATGAAGAAGTTCGCAATCGCAGTAATGGCAACAGGAGTATTAACATTAGCAGCTTGTTCCCAACAAGATAATTCAGAGGCAGTTGTGGAATCAAAAGCTGGAGATGTTACTAAAGAAGAATTCTATAACGCCCTTCAAAAGGAATCTGGAGAAACAGTTCTACAAGAACTTGTTATGCAAAAAGTTTTGGAAGACAAATATGACGTAAGTGATTCAGAAGTGGATGATCAGTTAAAAAAATTAAAAGATCAATATGGAGACCAGTTTGAAGCAGTGCTTCAACAGAATGGTTTTGAAGATGAGGATGCTTTTAAAGAGGTTCTACGTTTAAACTTACTTCAAGAAAAAGCAATAACAGAAGGTATTGAAGTAACAGAGGAAGAAATCAACGAAAAGTATGAGCGTATGCAAACGGAAGTAAAAGCAAGCCACATTTTAGTAAGCGATGAAGACACTGCAAAAAAAGTCAAAAAGCAATTGGATGAAGGAAAAGACTTTGCAGATCTAGCAAAAGACTTCTCGACAGACACAGCTAGTGCTGAAAAAGGTGGAGACTTAGGCTTCTTCGGTACTGGAGCAATGGTTCCAGAATTTGAAGATGCAGCATACAGCATGGAAGTTGGGGAAATTAGTGACCCTGTTCAAACAGATAATGGCTGGCACATCATTAAAGTAACCGACAAGCGTGACGTAGAAGACGTGGAACCACTTAAAGATATTAAAGACGATATCAAGCGTCAAATCGCAAATAGCAAAGTGGACAATGCAAAAGCACAAGAAAAGCTTAATAAGCTAATTGAAGATGCCGATGTAGATGTTAAAATCGATGATTTTAAAGATCTATTCAAAACAGAAAAAGCAACTGAGGAATAA
- a CDS encoding ABC transporter permease: MFEDFTSQNYILLLVLVFVFKIWALFSTWWMLKVRNPQSRFFDQLARTLLSIVTVFFYLQGEIVFAGITTVLLLFLMLYAYSLSKRQSGLCWDLLVEKDRLKMHTFYRIANLFTDVPHLQNRTKKRHWLVRLLISFVPFQRLKSYDYLYRITTIRSGDYLGMYIRLLAIGSLCIIYIPSIWIKIIFGFLFIYLSGFQLTTLWQHHRTVAWIDLYPIPKSVRQQSFVKWLLQLMVVNTFVFSLIFLVLGQWLGLAILLVGGSIFSYFFVNGYVRKQLA; this comes from the coding sequence GTGTTTGAGGACTTTACATCGCAGAATTACATCCTTTTATTAGTATTGGTGTTCGTTTTCAAAATATGGGCTCTTTTTTCAACATGGTGGATGTTGAAGGTTCGAAACCCGCAGTCTCGTTTCTTTGATCAGCTAGCTAGAACCTTGTTATCTATCGTGACGGTGTTTTTTTATTTACAAGGTGAGATTGTTTTCGCTGGTATTACAACAGTACTTTTATTATTTCTAATGCTATATGCGTATTCCTTATCTAAGCGCCAATCAGGGTTGTGTTGGGACTTACTTGTAGAGAAAGACCGATTAAAAATGCACACCTTTTATCGGATTGCGAACTTATTTACGGACGTACCACATCTGCAAAATAGAACAAAGAAGCGTCACTGGCTAGTCCGTTTATTAATCAGTTTCGTCCCTTTTCAACGATTGAAATCGTATGATTATTTGTATCGCATTACGACGATTCGAAGCGGTGACTATTTAGGGATGTATATTCGTTTATTAGCCATTGGGAGCTTATGTATCATTTACATCCCATCGATTTGGATAAAAATCATTTTTGGATTTCTGTTTATTTATCTTTCAGGATTCCAGCTTACAACTTTATGGCAGCACCATCGTACAGTAGCATGGATAGATCTATATCCAATTCCAAAATCGGTTCGACAGCAGTCTTTTGTAAAATGGTTGCTCCAGCTTATGGTTGTAAATACGTTTGTGTTTAGTCTTATTTTCTTAGTCCTTGGACAATGGTTAGGGCTTGCTATCCTATTGGTTGGCGGTAGTATTTTTAGTTATTTCTTTGTGAATGGCTATGTTCGTAAACAACTGGCGTGA
- a CDS encoding GbsR/MarR family transcriptional regulator → MAEQKVQEQIILEFSKTLEMFDLSPSEAKLFSLLYIEGKPMTLDEMADWLGKSKTSVSNGIRSLLDLNLVERVWIKGIRKDLYQAEDNLYHKFMSNFIHKWLEAMKRQKNSLMEINKDLSNIKNKHELPDRLKSMIDFHHNLEKTFKGLKSS, encoded by the coding sequence ATGGCGGAACAAAAAGTGCAAGAACAGATTATTCTGGAGTTCTCTAAGACTTTAGAAATGTTCGACTTATCCCCTTCGGAAGCTAAACTGTTTTCTCTCTTATATATAGAAGGAAAACCAATGACATTAGACGAAATGGCTGATTGGCTAGGGAAAAGCAAAACGTCCGTAAGTAATGGAATTAGGAGCTTATTAGATTTAAATCTAGTTGAAAGAGTTTGGATTAAAGGAATCCGAAAAGACTTATATCAGGCAGAGGATAATCTATACCATAAATTCATGTCCAATTTCATTCATAAATGGCTAGAAGCCATGAAACGTCAAAAAAACTCTCTCATGGAAATTAATAAGGATCTTTCAAACATTAAAAATAAACACGAACTCCCCGACCGATTAAAATCCATGATTGACTTTCATCACAATTTAGAGAAAACCTTTAAGGGACTAAAATCTTCATGA
- a CDS encoding GNAT family N-acetyltransferase codes for MIIREAYIDELAFIRKQRVAAYAEHANSVNKDHWLVLKRAVSSEADMTSGAKILVAVINEKIVGSVVLYPPHSDAYEGEVEALDYPEIRMLAVATEARGKGIASSLIKECIARAKENGHAYIGLHTGSFMTGAMRLYESFGFERLPQYDFEPANDGIIVRAYRLNLNR; via the coding sequence ATGATTATAAGAGAGGCATACATCGATGAGTTAGCTTTTATAAGAAAACAGCGAGTGGCAGCCTATGCGGAACATGCAAACTCGGTGAATAAAGACCACTGGCTAGTATTAAAAAGGGCTGTTTCATCCGAAGCAGACATGACATCTGGCGCAAAGATACTTGTGGCAGTAATTAATGAAAAAATCGTAGGAAGTGTAGTTCTTTATCCACCACATTCCGATGCATATGAGGGAGAAGTGGAAGCATTAGATTATCCAGAAATCCGCATGTTAGCCGTTGCTACTGAAGCTAGAGGAAAAGGGATTGCATCCTCACTGATTAAAGAATGTATTGCCAGAGCTAAAGAAAATGGCCATGCTTACATTGGATTGCATACAGGCTCTTTTATGACAGGTGCAATGCGATTATATGAAAGCTTTGGATTTGAACGATTGCCTCAATATGATTTTGAACCAGCAAACGACGGTATCATTGTGAGAGCTTACCGTCTTAACCTGAATAGATAA
- a CDS encoding EcsC family protein: MDEKEYERQALKEAQRFQHSLLKKSSLFQRSSKHLQTKVNAMIPNRVHQVVTESIKRMIELSLTSSDYIYSIQVEKDWNLERREQEVQERKNVYKKTAMIEGAGTGAGGFVLGLADFPLLLAIKMKFLFDVGQLYGYDVRSREERLFLLHVFLLAFSSEEKRKEVIQQIVRWDTEEHADMDWKTLQLEYRDTIDLVKMLQLIPGFGAIVGAVANGRFLEHLAETAQNCYRLRLLT, translated from the coding sequence ATGGATGAAAAGGAATATGAGCGTCAAGCACTTAAAGAAGCACAACGGTTTCAGCATTCTTTGCTTAAGAAGTCATCACTTTTCCAGCGTTCTTCTAAACACTTACAAACTAAAGTAAACGCAATGATTCCCAATCGTGTCCATCAAGTTGTGACGGAAAGTATTAAACGGATGATTGAGCTATCGCTCACTTCCTCCGATTATATTTATTCGATTCAAGTAGAGAAAGATTGGAATTTAGAGAGGCGAGAACAAGAGGTTCAAGAGAGAAAGAATGTGTATAAGAAAACAGCTATGATAGAAGGGGCTGGAACCGGAGCGGGAGGATTTGTTTTAGGGCTGGCTGATTTCCCACTGCTCTTAGCGATTAAGATGAAGTTTCTATTTGATGTTGGACAGCTCTATGGTTATGACGTAAGAAGTAGAGAGGAACGATTATTTTTGCTTCACGTCTTTTTGCTCGCTTTTTCAAGTGAGGAAAAACGAAAAGAAGTTATTCAACAGATTGTACGATGGGATACAGAAGAACATGCTGACATGGACTGGAAGACCCTTCAACTCGAATATCGAGACACCATTGATTTAGTCAAGATGCTGCAGCTCATCCCTGGTTTTGGGGCGATTGTTGGAGCAGTAGCAAATGGGCGATTTTTAGAACACTTAGCAGAGACGGCACAAAATTGTTACCGTCTCCGATTGCTTACTTAA
- a CDS encoding DUF3267 domain-containing protein, whose translation MNCWKSINLSKEFGSNRIYLISMIVGLLSFIILYLPFSIIHHSSNVKDYGLFPLLFGLLILPLAHKVAHLVPLLVMNKKIKIKWKNKKKNLPNFSFRTHGKMSKNTSLFVLLSPTVLITIPCIVGGYFIPDFFAYFVLFAAINITFSLEDFLYAAYLVKAPKRCVIDNAQDGYDILIN comes from the coding sequence ATGAATTGCTGGAAAAGCATCAATCTATCTAAAGAATTTGGCAGTAACCGTATTTATCTTATTTCCATGATTGTGGGATTGCTATCATTTATTATCTTATATTTACCTTTTTCTATTATTCATCATTCCAGTAATGTAAAAGATTACGGTTTATTCCCATTGCTATTTGGATTACTAATTCTGCCATTGGCTCATAAAGTAGCACATCTTGTACCATTGCTCGTCATGAATAAAAAAATTAAAATCAAATGGAAAAATAAAAAGAAAAATTTACCCAATTTCAGTTTTCGAACACATGGTAAAATGTCTAAAAATACGTCGTTATTCGTTCTGTTATCTCCTACGGTCTTGATTACAATCCCGTGCATAGTAGGAGGATACTTTATCCCTGATTTCTTTGCTTATTTTGTTCTATTTGCTGCAATAAATATTACTTTTTCTTTAGAGGATTTTTTATATGCGGCCTATTTGGTAAAAGCACCGAAAAGATGCGTGATTGATAATGCGCAAGACGGGTACGATATATTAATAAACTAG
- a CDS encoding ABC transporter permease has product MLNFMENVPSIPLAEWVEWLTDQITDIFSFIFTPIEEDFGDFIENVADLLAEVPPLVIIVIFTLLAFFVSGKRIGLSIFTLAGLLLVWNQDLWEALIYTLTLVITASLISVIIGVPIGIWMSKSDVAKAIITPILDFMQTMPAFVYLIPAVAFFGIGMVPGIFASLIFATPPTVRFTNLGIRQVSKELVEASEAFGSTSTQKLFKVELPMAKGTIMAGINQTVMLSLSMVVIASMIGAPGLGRDVLSALQRANVGNGFVAGLGIVILAIIIDRMTQSLNKEK; this is encoded by the coding sequence ATGCTTAATTTTATGGAAAATGTACCCTCCATTCCGTTAGCGGAATGGGTGGAATGGTTAACAGATCAAATTACAGATATTTTTTCATTTATCTTTACACCAATTGAAGAAGATTTTGGTGATTTCATTGAAAATGTAGCAGACCTTCTTGCGGAGGTTCCGCCACTAGTTATTATAGTCATTTTTACGTTGTTAGCTTTCTTTGTAAGTGGGAAGAGGATAGGACTTTCCATTTTTACACTTGCAGGATTGTTATTAGTTTGGAACCAAGATTTATGGGAAGCTTTAATCTATACGCTTACCCTTGTTATTACGGCAAGTTTAATATCGGTCATCATCGGAGTACCGATTGGAATTTGGATGTCGAAAAGTGATGTTGCTAAAGCAATCATTACACCAATTCTGGACTTCATGCAGACGATGCCAGCATTCGTTTATTTGATTCCGGCCGTTGCATTCTTCGGAATTGGGATGGTACCTGGAATTTTTGCTTCCCTTATTTTTGCGACACCACCGACGGTTCGTTTTACAAACCTAGGAATTCGTCAGGTGTCGAAGGAATTGGTAGAAGCATCTGAAGCATTTGGTAGTACGAGTACTCAAAAGCTATTTAAAGTAGAACTTCCGATGGCGAAAGGTACCATCATGGCAGGTATTAACCAAACGGTTATGCTTTCTCTTTCTATGGTTGTTATCGCATCTATGATCGGTGCACCTGGTCTAGGAAGAGACGTGCTGTCTGCTTTACAAAGAGCGAATGTAGGTAATGGGTTTGTAGCTGGTCTAGGAATCGTTATTTTAGCGATTATCATTGACCGGATGACACAAAGTCTTAACAAAGAAAAATAA
- a CDS encoding quaternary amine ABC transporter ATP-binding protein, producing MPVIKVDGLSKIFGKNPKQAIKLLNEGKTKDEILKKTGNTVGVNRASFEVEAGEIFVIMGLSGSGKSTLVRLINRLIEPTEGSVLIDGEDLAKMDKQSLRQVRRDKLSMVFQRFALFPHRTILENAEFGLEVQGIDKEKRQQKAKESLELVGLGNYIHQYPGQLSGGMQQRVGLARALANDPEVLLMDEAFSALDPLIRKEMQDELLELQESMQKTILFITHDLDEALRIGDRIALMKDGSIVQIGTPEEILVNPANDYVEKFVEDVDRSKVLTAEHIMKRPETINIEKHGPRVALERMKEEGLSSIYVTDGKRNLKGYVTADDASEARKNDVRDINQILKTDVPTVTRDTTMHEIFDVIHNSPVPIAVVEDNKLQGIIVRGAVIAALAGDSEVNIENA from the coding sequence GTGCCTGTAATTAAAGTAGATGGATTATCGAAAATATTCGGTAAAAATCCCAAACAAGCAATTAAATTGCTTAACGAAGGAAAAACAAAAGACGAAATTCTCAAAAAGACAGGAAATACGGTTGGTGTAAATCGTGCTAGCTTTGAAGTGGAAGCAGGAGAAATATTCGTTATTATGGGACTTTCAGGTAGTGGGAAGTCCACCCTTGTGCGTTTAATTAACCGTTTAATTGAACCAACAGAGGGTAGTGTACTGATTGATGGAGAAGATTTAGCGAAAATGGATAAGCAAAGTCTTCGTCAAGTTAGACGAGACAAGTTAAGTATGGTATTCCAACGCTTCGCCTTGTTTCCACATCGTACTATCTTGGAAAATGCTGAATTCGGACTGGAAGTTCAAGGGATAGATAAAGAAAAAAGACAGCAAAAAGCGAAGGAATCATTAGAACTAGTTGGATTAGGAAACTATATACACCAATATCCAGGTCAGTTATCAGGTGGAATGCAGCAACGTGTTGGGTTAGCGAGAGCGTTAGCAAATGACCCTGAAGTGCTATTAATGGATGAAGCATTCTCAGCTCTAGATCCACTTATTCGAAAAGAGATGCAGGACGAGTTACTTGAATTACAAGAGTCCATGCAAAAAACAATCCTATTCATTACACACGATTTGGATGAAGCGTTACGTATTGGGGATCGAATTGCCTTAATGAAGGATGGTTCTATCGTACAGATTGGTACTCCTGAAGAAATTCTAGTAAACCCTGCTAATGATTATGTAGAAAAATTCGTAGAGGACGTAGACCGATCAAAAGTATTAACAGCAGAGCACATTATGAAGCGTCCAGAAACGATAAATATTGAAAAGCATGGTCCTAGAGTTGCGCTAGAAAGAATGAAAGAAGAAGGACTATCCAGTATTTATGTAACGGATGGAAAACGAAACCTGAAAGGGTACGTGACTGCAGATGACGCATCTGAAGCTCGTAAGAATGACGTCCGGGACATCAACCAAATTCTAAAAACCGATGTACCTACGGTGACAAGAGATACAACTATGCATGAAATTTTTGATGTAATACACAATTCACCAGTACCAATCGCAGTGGTAGAGGACAACAAGCTGCAAGGGATTATCGTAAGAGGTGCTGTAATTGCAGCGCTAGCAGGTGACAGTGAGGTGAATATAGAGAATGCTTAA
- a CDS encoding ABC transporter ATP-binding protein — MNPLLHIDQLVGGYTNKNVLHGISFDVYPNEIVGLIGLNGAGKSTTIKHIIGIMQAKKGKIEIDGKTFQASPETYRGKFSYIPEMPLLYEELTLYEHLRLTAMAYGLDEATFEQRLQPLLKEFRLEKKLKWFPVHFSKGMRQKVMIMCAFLVEPELYIVDEPFVGLDPLGIQSYLQLMNDMKDKGAGVLMSTHILATAERYCDRFVILHDGKVKAQGTLEALREQFRMPNATLDDLYVQLTKEEDAHV, encoded by the coding sequence TTGAATCCTTTACTACATATAGATCAACTAGTCGGGGGATACACGAATAAAAATGTATTACATGGGATTTCCTTTGATGTGTATCCAAATGAAATTGTTGGCTTAATTGGACTGAATGGGGCCGGGAAGAGTACGACCATTAAACATATCATTGGCATCATGCAAGCAAAAAAAGGGAAAATTGAAATAGATGGGAAAACGTTTCAAGCTTCACCAGAAACATATCGTGGAAAGTTTTCCTATATTCCAGAAATGCCGCTTCTTTACGAAGAATTAACGCTTTACGAACACTTGAGATTAACAGCCATGGCGTATGGATTAGACGAAGCAACGTTTGAACAACGCCTTCAGCCATTACTAAAAGAATTTCGATTAGAAAAGAAGCTGAAGTGGTTTCCGGTCCATTTCTCAAAGGGGATGCGACAAAAGGTAATGATTATGTGTGCCTTTCTCGTGGAGCCAGAACTATACATCGTGGACGAGCCGTTTGTTGGCTTAGATCCGCTTGGCATCCAATCCTACCTTCAACTAATGAACGATATGAAGGATAAAGGTGCGGGTGTGCTTATGTCCACTCATATATTAGCAACTGCAGAGCGATATTGTGATCGATTTGTAATTTTACATGATGGAAAAGTAAAAGCACAGGGAACATTGGAGGCATTACGAGAGCAATTCCGTATGCCGAATGCTACCTTGGATGACTTGTATGTTCAATTAACGAAGGAAGAAGATGCACATGTTTGA
- a CDS encoding ABC transporter permease — protein MFDAQQLFRKRFSEHFKELSRYLKYIFNGHLVIVMLFILSALVYYYQQWLLDIPEGFPSIWVMAILMGFVASYSPIQTLLKEPDLVFLLPAEHKMRPYFRNALLYSLVIQLYLVFLIFAGLGPVIFCSV, from the coding sequence ATGTTTGATGCTCAACAGCTTTTTAGAAAACGTTTTTCTGAGCATTTTAAAGAGCTCAGCCGATATTTAAAATATATATTTAATGGTCATCTTGTTATCGTGATGCTATTCATTCTTTCAGCATTAGTCTATTACTATCAGCAATGGCTACTTGATATCCCTGAAGGGTTTCCATCGATCTGGGTAATGGCTATTTTGATGGGATTTGTTGCAAGCTACAGTCCAATTCAAACTTTGTTAAAAGAACCAGATCTCGTATTTCTACTTCCAGCAGAGCATAAAATGAGGCCATATTTTCGTAATGCCTTACTATATAGCCTTGTCATTCAGCTTTATTTAGTGTTTCTCATCTTCGCTGGTTTAGGCCCCGTTATATTTTGCAGTGTTTGA